The Seriola aureovittata isolate HTS-2021-v1 ecotype China chromosome 16, ASM2101889v1, whole genome shotgun sequence genomic interval CACCCGCAGGAACCTTCATGGATATGCTGGAGCAGAGTCTGGACAGCTCGGCGAGGTGAGAGGCTGCTGGCCGCTTCCTGCTCTGCCATGGCTCCCACCACGGCCTAAAACCTCCCTCCCTGCAGCGCAGGGCTCCGTTAATAAACCCCCCACCGCTGCTGCTGATACTTATAATATCTGTGCACTGCTCGGTGTGGTGGCTCCAGAGTGAACCAGTCTCGGTGCATTTCGGGTTTCAGCatctataaaaatgttttcaacagaaAGTGCTCGCCCCTTTGCAAACCTCTAACATCAcatctgctgtgtttcattcacTAAACCAGAGGGGCGAATGCACAACACTAAACTGTCTATCTTCAGTTTAACATGTAACTGCACTGAGTTCCCTCTCCACCTGATGCAGCTCTATTAGCATTAAAATGCTTAAATAAAACTAGGAGGGCGTGTGTTAGAAGTGTTAGAATTATTTGTGAAGTTTGTCTTTAATTATGCAGTAAGTCAAACTACACAGACTTAAGTTTCAATTCTTAAACAATTATAATTATCCTCTTGGAAGTTGCAGAAAACATGATTTCTGTCACGCCTATTAcgtttcactttatttatgtCTGATCCATCACATCCTCATGTGACCAGCTGGGGGCGCCCTTCCGCCACAACCGGCtccacacagtgcacacacactgatgataaaTTGTCTTATTTCTGGGaaatgttggtgtgtttttggGTTCAGTTTGAAATTGACTCACtggttttttctctttctgttttttagtCACGACAAACAGGAATCAGAAGAGGTGGTGCAGTTACAGGAAGGTGGGAAGCtcaagtgaaacaaaaaaagtgttGCAAATTTAACATGAGCTTCTTAAACTCatgttaaaatgataaaaactctGCAACCATTGTCTGCAACcatgcacatttgttttttatggtCCTGCCTTGGTTCAGCATCACAGATGTGAAACTTGTTGACCTGTGTGTTGCAGGAGAGGCGGTGGGGACAGAGGAGCAGACTGCAGTGACCATCGCTGGTGTCCCGCAGACTGCGTTCACTGACCACAATGTGCAGTACCAGTTTCGTACAGAGAACAGTGGAGGACAGGTGAGTGTTGCTTTGTttatctttctatttatttatatattttaagcagcttttattctgaaaagcactttgtgttacatggtttgtatgaaaagtgttatacaaataaagtctgattgattgatgatgattATATGTTCAGGGAAGAGAATTACTTATATGCAACTTCACAGCAACCAATTCAGATACACAGGAGGGGAACAGGCTTGGACACAGCACCTACCTGCTGTGCCTAGTTACGGTTGCTAAGGGACGCCCTGTGTGTAGAGTTTTAACCAACAGTCAGTTTAAAGTTGAATGTGCTGTTGGATGAGTCCCAGCACAGGATTGTTCAAATGACGcccaaataaattaaaaaatgttaattattcGAAGCCATTTTCACAGCAGGTTTATTTGTAGCAGCTGATTTGACTGATAAACTCGTGGGAAAAACATTGTAGGTGGATTAACACAGACAGATCTTAACACCTGATAAGTTACTCAAAGCAAAACAGTAGGTGATGTAAACATGAGGTGAAATGTGGCAGAGAGGTTAAAGTGTCTGCTAAGGTTTTTTGTTGCCGTGTCGTGGTTTGAGTTTGTGGTGAAAACCTGTAAAACACCTGTAAGCCTCACTgtgatactctctgctctgacCTCAGGTGACCTACCGTGTGGTTCAGGTGACAGATGATCATTTAGAGGCGACAGCTGATGGGACTGGAGCCGTAAGCGTCGTCTCCACTGCAGCATTTGCAGGGGCCCCTCAGGCTGTGGCTCAGGTGAGTTTAAAAGCCCACCTGTTTTAAGTAatttgcatatacagtatgtgcgtATGTACATGTCATGTATAACAGAAGAACTGTAAGaccaaaatgcatttatgaaCCAACATTTGAAAGGTAATATCTTCTAGTTTCTGATAATGTGCTTATTTTGCATGTGACTACAACCCAGCCCAAACTACATCAGCTCATACATGGtattattttgtatgtttttatcctcacctgcaaaaaaagtcatatttgataacgaaaaacaacaacaatgaaaaccaTTATATTCCTTCTACATCTTGTCAAAAACTCCTGTGCTGTGAGAATGAAGCAAAGGGGGAGGGATGCTCCACATATTGCCTGTTAAAATCACTATGATGATGGTGAATCTTTGCAGTGATCAAACACAGCCTTACCATGttctatgttatatattatatattagtTGTTTACTGTTTGACCGACTTGTCCCTGACTCGACCTTTGCCAGGCCGTCATCCAGAACCCTTTTAGTAATGGGGGTAGTCCTGGCGGGGAGACCGTGGGCGGAGAGACACGTTTCGCTTATTTTCCCGCCGCCACCGTCAGCGATGGAACAGCCACGGCCGTGTCGGTGCAGGCCACCGCTGACCCAACCATCACACAGGCAGGAGGTGAGGAACTGCACCAGGATCAGCTGGTGGAAAAgtgactttcaaaataagagacaGGCCAGAATTAGTATCCCCCTTATTTCCATaagaaatttattttttcatcgctgtcatttcctttttaaatccaGGTCAGTTCTACGTGATGATGAGCCCCCCCGAGGTGCTGCAGACGACGACCCCTCGTACCATCgcaccacgcacacacacctacactgcGTGAGTATAACACAACATTCCTGAAGTTACCTCATCACCATAACTCTCTCCCGCGTCTTTGGTCGACTTCTCACCCTCCACGTTTCCGCACCTCTCTCCCTGTAACTTCACAGTGGACGTTCTTTACcctcttctttccctttttttggaATGATTAGTTCTGTCATTGTATTTACAAATGaacatacaaaaaaatcattatcCATCGTTTAAAACATCCAACATCTGAAATCCACACTCTGTCCTACTTACCTGCCATCCCCAGAGACCTTGGTGAAAGCGAGATGTTGCAGCATGGCAGTTCAAACTGGTGAGACGAACTTTCACATACGCCCTCACCCTGCCCCCATCATGTGTTGTAGAGACAGATTCACTAATCAATCATTAGCATCCCTGTGTGGAGAATTATATGTTGACAGGCAGCTATAGTTTAGCAATATCTTATGACTGAGTCCTGTTAGCACAACCTCCAGGCTGGATCCCACAAACTCCAGCCCTTCAGAGGAACTAAAGGTTCAGCcaaaaaacaatagaaaaagcCACAAATATCTgggtctttgtctttgtgtttttaacttcTAGTTCAGGATACAGTTTTGGTTTATATTAAAAATCTGATGCTTTATTCATAATTTCTTTGTcaaatttgttttgctgtgtctTTGCAGGAAGGTGGAGGGTCCACGGGCACCCAGAGATGAGAGGCGAAGAGCACAGCACAACGAAGGTCTGAAACTAATGAGTGTTTGAAACTATTCTGTCGTAAAGGTACCATATGTAAAGATGTGAAGTAATTTGCAATTAACTGCTTTTTTGTTGCCAATGCTGTGAACAGATTTTAATGTTACTTAAATAATTAGACATTCCCAGACTTTCTCAGTGGCCTATATCAGCCTGTTGACTGATTTCTATGTAGAGGACTCTGGCAGAATTGATAAGGAAGATCCAAAGGATGTTCTGGGCAAATCCTGGTGGGCCGTAGGACcatcaaaaaaaatcaataaagtttttacccTTCCTGTCAGTCCCTTTACCGGCCCTCTCtatgtgcctgtcattcagggtgaACAGGCAAGTCCAGGGCCTCACACTGCCTCTGATAAACGTTCCTTCCCTTGAACTCCCCAACTTCCTTGAGCTGTTATGTCGCTGCCCGACTCTCGTCTGCTGTCCCAATTAATCCCATTCAAAACTCCACATGATCTGGCAGTGATAGAAGGGTAGACTGctccgtcttcttcttctggtaaTCCTTAAATTGGCACTATCCAAGCACCATTCAGGCCTGATTTGTCCCCATATTACCTTTTTAAGGAGAGTTTACTTATTCTGAAACTACGTAAACTTATGTATTTTCACTTACACTCCAGTTGCTCTGCAGACTAACTCAGGTCTTTGTTATTGGTAATAAAGATCTTTTACTATTTTCAGTTCTTGTCTCATGTAGTTTATTTCTGAGATTGCAAACCCCACCTCACTCTCCTCTAGTCTGACCATCAAATCACTATTTCGGCCACCGCCCAGAATGTTCGCTTGTGCCTTTGTGCAATCCCTCGCGTGAGCAACAGGATGCTGTTCATTTAACTGCCACTGGTGTCATTAATAACAAAGGTTTTCTGAATGTTACACATAGAacttttaattttgtgtttgttacagATGGTTGTTGAACGCTTCTGAATTGTCCTGTAAATATTACACAGATAGTAGTTGCATCTTAATGCACATATACATGAACAACAATGAGtctatttctttctgtctttgcagtggagagaagaagaagagacaagaTTAACAACTGGATTGTTACACTGTCGAAAATCATCCCTGACTGTAGCGTGGACAGCA includes:
- the usf2 gene encoding upstream stimulatory factor 2 isoform X1, producing the protein MDMLEQSLDSSASHDKQESEEVVQLQEGEAVGTEEQTAVTIAGVPQTAFTDHNVQYQFRTENSGGQVTYRVVQVTDDHLEATADGTGAVSVVSTAAFAGAPQAVAQAVIQNPFSNGGSPGGETVGGETRFAYFPAATVSDGTATAVSVQATADPTITQAGGQFYVMMSPPEVLQTTTPRTIAPRTHTYTADLGESEMLQHGSSNWKVEGPRAPRDERRRAQHNEVERRRRDKINNWIVTLSKIIPDCSVDSRTGASKGSILYKACDYIRELRQSNQQLQESCKEVERVKMDNELLRQQIEELKNDNALLRAQLQQHGVEVNGDATPQ
- the usf2 gene encoding upstream stimulatory factor 2 isoform X2, which encodes MDMLEQSLDSSASHDKQESEEVVQLQEGEAVGTEEQTAVTIAGVPQTAFTDHNVQYQFRTENSGGQVTYRVVQVTDDHLEATADGTGAVSVVSTAAFAGAPQAVAQAVIQNPFSNGGSPGGETVGGETRFAYFPAATVSDGTATAVSVQATADPTITQAGGQFYVMMSPPEVLQTTTPRTIAPRTHTYTAKVEGPRAPRDERRRAQHNEVERRRRDKINNWIVTLSKIIPDCSVDSRTGASKGSILYKACDYIRELRQSNQQLQESCKEVERVKMDNELLRQQIEELKNDNALLRAQLQQHGVEVNGDATPQ